A DNA window from Christiangramia salexigens contains the following coding sequences:
- a CDS encoding OmpA family protein, translated as MKNIYTLLLLLLCSSICVQAQSGKQKKADRLFEDFAYLKATEVYKELIEKDYKVTANSLKLGDAYMMLRSPENAVHYYGDVIEDTTISPEYYYKYAQALRGVKRYEESRQWLKKYLESGKDSREIETMIEKSEYKSKATYRVQPAEFNSGVSDFGVFVKEGKLYFVSARAQGVSVKEKTYSWTGEPFLDLYMMDKTSGAINPVSGEINTKLHDGPLVISPDGNTMYFTRNNYLGKKEGKRDKNKTNHLKLYIATKSGNTWTGVQELPFNSNEYSVGHPALSPDGKTLYFASDMPGGMGGTDIYKVPITGKNTFGSIENMEEPVNTPFDETFPFVDADSTLYFSSNGHAGLGLFDIFRLENDGVENLGEPINSSMDDFAYFQVADSKEGYISTNREGPSDNIFVFNKLNPLVLKGQVIDAVNNKPVAKATVRLMDQDQKQIAFLETDSMGHYQSEVARDMTLPIEAKEIRYQTFNGQVDTKVADDKDELIYNIQLQPVADVEYLAEIDNIYFDFDKSNIRPDAAKELDKLVTLMKEQYPQLVIEIGSHTDRRGSNAYNEKLAERRAKSTYDYLISKGIEKDRIKRYQGFGETKPAIDCQRCSEKDHQLNRRSMFNVVKMEKTAN; from the coding sequence ATGAAAAATATATACACTTTACTACTGCTATTGCTCTGCTCCTCCATCTGCGTGCAGGCTCAAAGCGGAAAACAGAAAAAAGCCGACAGGTTATTTGAAGACTTCGCCTATCTGAAAGCGACAGAGGTTTATAAGGAACTTATCGAGAAAGATTATAAGGTCACTGCCAACAGCCTCAAACTGGGCGATGCCTATATGATGCTTCGTAGTCCTGAGAATGCTGTGCATTATTATGGTGATGTTATTGAAGACACTACTATCTCGCCTGAGTATTATTACAAATATGCACAGGCCCTGCGTGGGGTAAAACGCTATGAAGAATCCAGACAATGGCTGAAGAAATATCTTGAGAGTGGAAAAGACTCCCGTGAGATCGAAACCATGATCGAGAAAAGCGAGTACAAAAGCAAGGCCACTTATAGAGTGCAGCCTGCCGAATTCAATTCAGGCGTGAGTGACTTTGGGGTCTTTGTAAAAGAAGGCAAACTTTACTTTGTATCGGCCAGAGCCCAGGGAGTAAGTGTAAAAGAGAAGACCTATAGCTGGACCGGAGAGCCTTTTTTGGACCTCTACATGATGGATAAGACTTCCGGGGCTATCAATCCTGTCTCGGGAGAGATCAATACCAAACTCCATGATGGTCCGCTGGTTATTAGTCCAGACGGCAATACCATGTATTTTACCCGAAATAACTATCTGGGTAAGAAAGAAGGAAAACGGGATAAGAACAAGACCAATCATTTAAAACTATACATTGCCACCAAATCGGGTAATACATGGACCGGAGTTCAGGAACTGCCCTTTAACTCCAATGAGTATTCGGTGGGGCATCCGGCGCTCTCTCCAGATGGGAAAACCTTATATTTTGCCTCAGACATGCCGGGAGGTATGGGCGGTACCGATATTTACAAAGTACCGATCACCGGAAAAAACACCTTTGGCAGTATCGAAAATATGGAAGAACCGGTAAACACTCCTTTTGATGAGACCTTTCCTTTTGTAGATGCCGATAGTACCCTTTACTTCTCCTCCAATGGTCATGCAGGCTTGGGCTTGTTTGATATTTTTCGTCTGGAGAATGACGGGGTGGAAAATCTAGGAGAACCCATCAACAGCAGTATGGATGATTTTGCCTATTTCCAGGTCGCAGATTCCAAAGAAGGCTATATCTCTACTAACCGTGAAGGACCAAGTGATAACATCTTTGTGTTCAATAAACTCAATCCTCTGGTCCTTAAAGGACAGGTAATCGATGCCGTTAATAATAAACCTGTAGCTAAGGCTACGGTTAGACTGATGGATCAGGATCAAAAACAGATCGCTTTTTTAGAAACCGATTCTATGGGTCATTACCAGAGCGAGGTGGCCCGTGATATGACATTACCTATAGAAGCCAAAGAGATTCGCTACCAAACCTTCAACGGACAGGTAGATACAAAGGTAGCCGATGATAAGGATGAACTAATCTATAACATACAGTTACAACCCGTTGCCGATGTGGAATATCTGGCTGAGATAGACAATATCTATTTCGATTTTGACAAGTCCAACATCAGACCAGATGCAGCCAAAGAGCTAGACAAGTTGGTCACTTTAATGAAGGAACAATATCCACAGCTGGTCATCGAGATCGGTTCGCATACCGACAGAAGAGGTTCCAACGCCTATAACGAAAAACTGGCCGAGCGAAGAGCAAAGTCTACTTACGATTATCTCATCTCAAAAGGAATTGAGAAAGATAGAATTAAAAGATATCAGGGGTTTGGAGAAACCAAACCTGCTATAGACTGCCAGCGTTGCAGCGAAAAAGATCACCAACTCAACAGAAGATCCATGTTTAACGTGGTGAAAATGGAAAAAACCGCTAACTAA
- a CDS encoding PorP/SprF family type IX secretion system membrane protein — MKKVYLIILTLLIAGPGFSQQLPQFTQYMYNTISINPAYAGSRDGLSIVGLHRSQWADLEGAPVTQTLSVHSPLTNDKVGLGLSIINDNAGYENYTYAYGDFSYRLDMSADVTLRLGLKAGMSYYNLEEELFNDPEVLNDPFFRDQINRWTPNFGVGFYLSAQNWYIGGSAPKLINNDNNEFNEYLALEQVHYYLTGGYVFDLSDNVKLRPTTLLKATKGAPLSVDISATTIFNEKFYLGANYRIDDAIGAFLDVQLFDGFRAGYAYEYPISDIRPYTSGSHEILLIYEIRAKNTRYKSPRFF; from the coding sequence ATGAAAAAAGTATATCTGATCATATTGACCTTGCTTATTGCAGGCCCGGGCTTCTCACAACAGCTCCCTCAGTTCACACAGTATATGTATAATACGATCTCTATTAACCCGGCTTATGCCGGGAGTAGAGACGGACTCTCGATCGTTGGATTGCATCGCAGCCAGTGGGCAGACCTCGAAGGAGCTCCTGTGACACAGACTCTCTCGGTCCACTCTCCTCTTACCAATGATAAAGTGGGATTGGGACTATCTATCATCAATGATAATGCAGGTTATGAAAACTACACCTATGCCTACGGAGATTTCTCTTATCGCCTGGACATGAGTGCAGATGTTACCCTGCGATTGGGACTAAAAGCCGGGATGAGTTATTATAATCTTGAAGAAGAACTCTTTAATGATCCTGAGGTCTTAAATGACCCCTTCTTTAGAGACCAGATCAACCGATGGACCCCTAATTTTGGTGTGGGTTTTTATCTCTCCGCTCAAAACTGGTATATCGGAGGTTCTGCTCCTAAGCTTATCAATAATGATAATAATGAGTTCAACGAATATCTTGCTTTAGAGCAGGTACATTATTACCTGACCGGTGGATATGTCTTCGATCTGAGTGATAATGTGAAGCTAAGACCCACTACACTCTTAAAGGCTACCAAGGGAGCTCCACTATCGGTAGATATTTCGGCAACCACGATCTTCAATGAGAAGTTCTACCTGGGAGCCAACTACAGAATAGATGACGCCATTGGAGCATTTCTTGATGTGCAGTTATTTGATGGCTTCCGTGCCGGTTATGCCTATGAATATCCGATCTCTGATATCAGACCTTATACTTCCGGTTCTCACGAGATCTTACTTATATATGAAATAAGAGCTAAGAATACCAGGTATAAATCTCCTCGTTTCTTCTAA